In the Acidovorax sp. A79 genome, one interval contains:
- a CDS encoding enoyl-CoA hydratase: MTIPNSDELLLITRDTRGVITLTLNDPARFNALGSEMLTALQQALDEAHRDESVRVVVLAAAGKAFCAGHNLKDMAANPELAYYQKLFAQCSRMMLTIHKLPVPVVARVQGMATAAGCQLVAQCDLAVSADSASFATSGIHYGLFCATPSVPLVRNVPAKRAMEMLLTGDFIDAPTALAQGLVNRVVPADALDAEVEMLVQSILQKPRVAVAMGKALVYQQRELGMDAAYQLAGQAMATNMMDEAAQEGARAFAEKRQPRWKR, encoded by the coding sequence ATGACGATTCCGAATTCTGACGAGCTGCTGCTGATCACCCGTGATACGCGCGGTGTGATCACCCTCACTTTGAACGACCCTGCACGCTTCAATGCGTTGGGCTCTGAAATGCTGACAGCCCTGCAACAGGCGCTGGACGAAGCGCACCGCGACGAATCTGTGCGCGTGGTGGTGCTGGCCGCAGCGGGCAAGGCCTTCTGTGCCGGGCACAACCTCAAGGACATGGCGGCGAACCCGGAGCTGGCGTACTACCAGAAGCTGTTTGCCCAATGCAGCCGCATGATGCTCACCATCCACAAGCTGCCCGTGCCCGTGGTCGCCAGGGTGCAGGGCATGGCGACGGCGGCGGGCTGCCAGCTGGTGGCGCAGTGCGACCTGGCCGTGTCGGCCGACAGCGCGAGTTTTGCCACCAGCGGCATCCACTACGGCCTGTTCTGCGCGACGCCCAGCGTGCCGCTGGTGCGCAATGTGCCCGCCAAGCGGGCGATGGAAATGTTGCTCACCGGCGATTTCATCGATGCCCCCACCGCGCTGGCACAGGGCCTGGTGAACCGCGTGGTGCCCGCCGATGCGCTGGACGCCGAGGTGGAGATGCTGGTGCAGTCCATCCTGCAAAAGCCCCGCGTGGCCGTGGCCATGGGCAAGGCGCTGGTGTACCAGCAGCGCGAGCTGGGCATGGATGCCGCCTACCAGCTGGCGGGCCAGGCCATGGCCACCAACATGATGGACGAGGCCGCGCAGGAGGGCGCGCGCGCCTTTGCGGAAAAACGCCAGCCCCGCTGGAAGCGCTGA
- a CDS encoding mechanosensitive ion channel family protein, which yields MDKPMLDDVGLWVQSFLSPTVLVELAALAGCVALAWGLVSLLQRGLHRGDPRSILFGTRIVDGALFPLVLLSLAYVARTLLHHWVALAAFKLAIPVLVALVVIRIGVKVLQVAYPDAAWVRPIERSISWLAWLGMVLWVTGLLPLVLEELDQIHWKVGGATLSVRTIIEGALTAGAVLLIALWISAAIESRLLRSATGAELSLRKAVSNAVRALLIFVGLIMALSAVGIDLTALSVLGGAVGVGIGFGLQKLASNYVSGFVILAERSMRIGDNVRVDNFEGRITNINARYTVVRSSTGRESIVPNEMLITQRVENLSLADPRVWLSTVVSVAYESDVDLVTRLLADAALASSRVLRDPAPSVALSAFGADGLEFTVGFWIADPENGSLGLRSEINRAILSALRAHQIEIPYPQRVMHVQVEGGLAAALSPGAPAAPGAATAR from the coding sequence ATGGACAAGCCGATGCTCGACGATGTGGGCCTGTGGGTGCAGTCCTTCCTCAGCCCGACGGTGCTGGTGGAGCTGGCGGCCTTGGCGGGGTGCGTCGCCCTGGCCTGGGGCCTGGTCTCGCTGCTGCAGCGGGGCCTGCACCGGGGCGATCCACGCTCCATTCTGTTTGGCACCCGCATCGTGGATGGCGCGCTGTTTCCGCTGGTGCTGCTGAGCCTGGCCTATGTGGCGCGCACGCTGCTGCACCACTGGGTGGCGCTGGCCGCCTTCAAGCTGGCGATCCCGGTGCTGGTGGCGCTGGTGGTGATCCGCATTGGCGTGAAGGTGCTGCAGGTGGCATACCCGGACGCTGCCTGGGTGCGGCCCATCGAACGCTCCATCTCCTGGCTGGCCTGGCTGGGCATGGTGCTCTGGGTCACGGGACTGCTGCCGCTGGTGCTGGAGGAGCTGGACCAGATCCACTGGAAGGTAGGGGGCGCGACGCTGTCGGTGCGCACCATCATCGAAGGCGCGCTGACCGCCGGTGCGGTGCTGCTCATCGCGCTGTGGATCTCCGCCGCCATCGAGTCGCGCCTTCTGCGCTCGGCCACGGGGGCGGAACTGTCGCTGCGCAAGGCGGTGAGCAATGCCGTGCGGGCGCTGTTGATCTTCGTCGGGCTCATCATGGCGCTGTCGGCCGTGGGCATCGACCTGACGGCGCTGTCGGTGCTGGGTGGTGCCGTGGGCGTGGGCATCGGCTTTGGCCTGCAGAAGCTGGCGTCCAACTACGTGAGCGGGTTCGTCATCCTGGCCGAGCGCAGCATGCGCATCGGCGACAACGTGCGCGTCGACAATTTCGAAGGCCGCATCACCAACATCAATGCGCGCTACACCGTGGTGCGTTCGTCCACGGGGCGCGAGTCCATCGTGCCCAATGAAATGCTGATCACCCAGCGGGTGGAAAACCTGTCATTGGCCGACCCCCGCGTGTGGCTGTCGACCGTGGTGAGCGTGGCCTACGAAAGCGACGTGGACCTGGTGACCCGGCTTCTCGCGGACGCCGCGCTGGCCAGCAGCCGGGTGCTGCGCGATCCCGCCCCCAGCGTGGCCCTCTCGGCGTTTGGGGCCGACGGGCTGGAGTTCACGGTCGGCTTCTGGATCGCCGACCCCGAGAACGGCTCACTGGGCCTGCGCTCGGAGATCAACCGCGCCATCCTGAGCGCCTTGCGCGCCCACCAGATCGAGATTCCCTACCCCCAGCGGGTCATGCACGTGCAGGTCGAAGGGGGGCTGGCGGCGGCGCTGTCACCCGGCGCGCCAGCGGCGCCTGGGGCTGCCACCGCGCGGTGA
- a CDS encoding electron transfer flavoprotein subunit beta/FixA family protein, with protein MKVLVPVKRVVDYNVKVRVKSDNTGVDIANVKMSMNPFDEIAVEEAVRLKEKGLVTEVIAVSCGVAQCQETLRTAMAIGADRAILVETDVELQPLAVAKILKALVDKEQPGLVILGKQAIDDDANQTGQMLAALADLPQATFASKVELSADKVSVTREVDGGLETLALTLPAVITTDLRLNEPRYVTLPNIMKAKKKQLDTVKPEDLGVDVAPRLKTLKVTEPAKRGAGVKVADVAALVEKLKNEAKVI; from the coding sequence ATGAAGGTCTTGGTCCCTGTCAAGCGCGTGGTGGACTACAACGTGAAGGTCCGCGTGAAGTCGGACAACACGGGTGTGGACATCGCCAACGTGAAGATGAGCATGAACCCCTTTGACGAAATCGCCGTCGAAGAGGCCGTGCGCCTGAAAGAAAAAGGCCTGGTGACCGAAGTCATCGCTGTCTCGTGTGGCGTGGCCCAGTGCCAGGAAACCCTGCGCACCGCCATGGCCATCGGCGCCGACCGCGCCATCCTGGTGGAAACCGACGTCGAGTTGCAGCCTCTCGCCGTGGCCAAGATCCTGAAGGCCCTGGTGGACAAGGAGCAGCCCGGCCTTGTGATCCTGGGCAAGCAAGCCATCGACGACGACGCCAACCAGACCGGCCAGATGCTGGCGGCCCTGGCCGACCTGCCCCAGGCGACCTTCGCCAGCAAGGTCGAGCTGTCGGCCGACAAGGTCAGCGTGACGCGTGAAGTGGACGGCGGCCTGGAAACCCTGGCCTTGACCCTTCCAGCGGTCATCACGACCGACCTGCGCCTGAACGAGCCCCGCTACGTCACCTTGCCCAACATCATGAAGGCCAAGAAGAAGCAGCTCGATACCGTCAAGCCCGAAGACCTCGGCGTGGACGTGGCTCCGCGCCTGAAGACCCTGAAGGTCACCGAGCCCGCCAAGCGTGGCGCGGGCGTGAAGGTGGCCGACGTGGCCGCCCTGGTCGAGAAACTCAAGAACGAAGCGAAGGTGATCTAA
- a CDS encoding electron transfer flavoprotein subunit alpha/FixB family protein has protein sequence MSVLVIAEHDNASIKGATLNTVTAAVACGGDVHVLVAGHNAGAAAAAAGQIAGVAKVIHADAPGLEHSLAENVAAQVLAIASNYSHILFPATASGKNVAPRVAAKLDVAQISDITKVVAADTFERPIYAGNAIATVQSADSVKIITVRTTGFDAAAATGGSAAVETAAATADAGKSTFVGSEIAKSDRPELTAAKIIVSGGRALGSKEKFDEVMTPLADKLGAALGASRAAVDAGYAPNDWQVGQTGKIVAPQLYIAAGISGAIQHLAGMKDSKVIVAINKDPEAPIFSVADYGLEADLFTAVPELVKAL, from the coding sequence ATGTCGGTACTCGTTATTGCTGAACACGACAACGCGTCCATCAAGGGCGCCACCCTGAACACCGTGACCGCCGCCGTGGCCTGCGGTGGCGACGTGCACGTGCTGGTCGCCGGCCACAATGCAGGCGCTGCCGCAGCCGCCGCGGGCCAGATCGCTGGCGTCGCCAAGGTCATCCATGCTGACGCGCCCGGCCTGGAACACAGCCTAGCAGAAAACGTCGCCGCGCAAGTCCTGGCCATCGCCTCGAACTACAGCCACATCCTGTTCCCCGCCACCGCCAGCGGCAAGAACGTGGCGCCCCGCGTGGCCGCCAAGCTCGACGTGGCCCAGATCAGCGACATCACCAAGGTGGTCGCCGCCGACACCTTCGAGCGCCCCATCTACGCGGGCAACGCCATCGCCACCGTGCAAAGCGCCGACAGCGTGAAGATCATCACCGTGCGCACCACCGGCTTTGACGCCGCAGCCGCCACCGGTGGCTCTGCCGCCGTCGAAACCGCTGCTGCTACCGCTGATGCCGGCAAGAGCACCTTCGTGGGCAGTGAAATCGCCAAGAGCGACCGCCCCGAACTGACCGCCGCCAAGATCATCGTCTCTGGTGGCCGGGCGCTGGGCAGCAAGGAAAAGTTCGACGAAGTGATGACCCCGCTGGCCGACAAGCTGGGTGCCGCCCTGGGCGCCAGCCGCGCCGCGGTGGACGCGGGCTACGCGCCAAACGACTGGCAAGTGGGCCAGACCGGCAAGATCGTGGCGCCCCAGCTGTACATCGCCGCCGGCATCTCGGGAGCGATCCAGCATTTGGCGGGCATGAAGGACTCCAAGGTGATCGTGGCGATCAACAAGGACCCCGAGGCACCGATCTTCAGCGTGGCCGACTACGGCCTGGAAGCCGACCTGTTCACGGCCGTGCCAGAGCTGGTCAAGGCCCTGTAA
- a CDS encoding acyl-CoA dehydrogenase, translated as MSYTAPLKDMLFAIEHLANIEQIAQIPGFEDAGLDTAAAVLEECAKFNEGVLSPLNFEGDKNPSSWKDGVVTTTPGFKEAFRQYGEGGWQGLQHPADFGGQGLPKTIGAACIEMTNSANMSFALCPLLTDGAIEALLTAGSDELKATYLEKLVTGEWTGTMNLTEPQAGSDLALVRTRAEPQPDGTYKIFGTKIFITYGEHDMAENIVHLVLARVAGAPDGVKGISLFVVPKFMVNQDGSLGARNDAHCVSIEHKLGIKASPTAVLQFGDHGGAVGYLVGQENRGLEYMFIMMNAARYAVGMQGIAISERAYQKAVQYAKDRVQSRPVDGSINASAAIIHHPDVKRMLMTMRATVEGCRAMATVAAAAFDAAHHHPDAETRKQNQAFYEFMVPLVKGYSTETSLEVTSLGVQVHGGMGFIEETGAAQYYRDAKILTIYEGTTAIQANDLVGRKTARDGGQVAKGIAAQIETTEGELLASGTPAALAVARRLTAARKALLDVIDFVAGGTKAQPNAVFAGSVPYLMLAGNVVAGWQLARSLLVAQDLLHKGQDAAFMRAKITTAQFYAEHILVKAPGLRDSIVDGAASVTELALDAF; from the coding sequence ATGAGCTACACCGCCCCCCTCAAGGACATGCTGTTCGCCATCGAGCACCTGGCCAACATTGAACAGATCGCGCAGATCCCCGGCTTTGAAGACGCAGGCCTGGACACGGCCGCCGCCGTGTTGGAAGAGTGCGCCAAGTTCAACGAAGGGGTGCTGTCTCCGCTCAATTTCGAAGGCGACAAGAACCCGTCGAGCTGGAAAGACGGTGTCGTCACCACCACCCCCGGCTTCAAGGAAGCCTTCCGCCAGTACGGCGAAGGCGGCTGGCAGGGGTTGCAGCATCCGGCCGACTTTGGCGGCCAGGGCCTGCCCAAGACCATCGGCGCGGCCTGCATCGAGATGACCAACAGCGCCAACATGAGCTTCGCGCTGTGCCCGCTGCTCACCGACGGCGCCATCGAGGCGCTGCTCACGGCCGGCAGTGACGAGCTCAAGGCCACGTACCTGGAAAAGCTGGTGACGGGCGAATGGACCGGCACCATGAACCTGACCGAACCCCAGGCGGGCTCGGACCTGGCCCTGGTGCGCACGCGTGCCGAACCCCAGCCCGACGGCACCTACAAGATCTTCGGCACCAAGATCTTCATCACCTATGGTGAACACGACATGGCCGAGAACATCGTGCACCTGGTGCTGGCACGGGTGGCGGGCGCGCCCGATGGCGTGAAGGGCATCAGCCTGTTCGTGGTGCCCAAATTCATGGTCAACCAGGACGGCAGCCTGGGCGCGCGCAACGACGCGCACTGCGTGAGCATCGAGCACAAGCTGGGCATCAAGGCATCGCCCACGGCGGTGCTGCAGTTCGGCGACCACGGCGGTGCGGTGGGCTACCTGGTGGGCCAGGAAAACCGCGGCCTCGAATACATGTTCATCATGATGAACGCAGCCCGTTACGCCGTGGGCATGCAGGGCATCGCGATCTCCGAGCGCGCCTACCAGAAGGCCGTGCAGTACGCCAAGGACCGCGTGCAAAGCCGCCCCGTGGACGGCAGCATCAACGCCAGCGCCGCCATCATTCACCATCCCGATGTGAAGCGCATGCTCATGACCATGCGCGCCACCGTGGAGGGCTGCCGCGCCATGGCCACGGTGGCGGCTGCTGCGTTCGATGCCGCCCACCACCACCCCGATGCCGAGACGCGCAAGCAGAACCAGGCCTTCTACGAATTCATGGTGCCGCTGGTCAAGGGCTACAGCACCGAGACCAGCCTGGAGGTGACCAGCCTGGGCGTGCAAGTGCATGGCGGCATGGGTTTCATCGAAGAAACCGGCGCGGCGCAGTACTACCGCGACGCCAAGATCCTGACCATCTACGAAGGCACCACCGCCATCCAGGCGAATGACCTCGTGGGCCGCAAGACGGCACGCGATGGGGGCCAGGTGGCCAAGGGCATCGCCGCGCAGATCGAGACCACCGAAGGCGAGCTGCTGGCCAGCGGCACCCCGGCCGCACTGGCCGTGGCCAGGCGCCTGACGGCCGCGCGCAAGGCGCTGCTCGACGTGATCGACTTCGTGGCCGGTGGCACCAAGGCCCAGCCCAACGCCGTGTTCGCGGGCAGCGTGCCCTACCTGATGCTGGCAGGCAACGTGGTGGCGGGCTGGCAGCTGGCGCGCAGCCTGCTGGTGGCACAGGACCTGTTGCACAAGGGACAGGACGCAGCCTTCATGCGCGCAAAAATCACCACGGCCCAGTTCTATGCCGAGCACATCCTGGTGAAGGCACCGGGGCTGCGCGACAGCATCGTGGACGGCGCCGCCAGCGTGACCGAACTGGCGCTGGACGCCTTTTGA
- a CDS encoding nitronate monooxygenase family protein: protein MSKLPPVLQNLSLPVIGSPLFIISNPKLVIEQCKAGVVGSMPALNARPAELLDEWLAEITETLAAYNKAHPDKPAAPFAINQIVHKSNDRLEHDMQVCAKYKVPIIITSLGAREDVNQAVHAWGGVVLHDIINNKFAHKAIEKGADGLIAVAAGAGGHAGVKSPFALIQEIRQWFDGPIALSGSIASGDAVLAAQAMGADFGYIGSAFIATHEARASDDYKMAIVEGSSDDIVYSNLFTGVHGNYLAPSIRAAGMDPDNLPESDPSKMNFGGDAKKAWKDIWGCGQGIGAINAVTSTAELVARLRAEYEAARARLKL, encoded by the coding sequence ATGTCCAAACTGCCTCCCGTGTTGCAAAACCTGTCGCTCCCCGTCATCGGCTCGCCGCTGTTCATCATCAGCAACCCCAAGCTCGTGATCGAGCAGTGCAAGGCGGGTGTGGTGGGCTCCATGCCCGCGCTCAATGCCCGCCCCGCCGAACTGCTCGATGAATGGCTGGCCGAGATCACCGAGACCCTGGCGGCCTACAACAAGGCCCATCCCGACAAGCCCGCCGCGCCCTTCGCCATCAACCAGATCGTGCACAAGAGCAATGACCGGCTGGAGCACGACATGCAGGTGTGCGCCAAGTACAAGGTGCCGATCATCATCACCAGCCTGGGCGCGCGCGAGGACGTGAACCAGGCCGTGCACGCCTGGGGCGGCGTGGTGCTGCACGACATCATCAACAACAAGTTTGCGCACAAGGCGATTGAAAAGGGCGCCGACGGCCTGATCGCCGTGGCCGCCGGTGCGGGTGGCCATGCGGGCGTGAAAAGCCCGTTCGCGCTGATCCAGGAGATCCGCCAGTGGTTCGACGGCCCCATCGCGCTGAGCGGCTCCATCGCCAGCGGCGACGCGGTGCTGGCGGCGCAGGCCATGGGCGCGGACTTCGGCTACATCGGCTCGGCCTTCATCGCCACGCACGAGGCCCGCGCCAGCGATGACTACAAGATGGCCATCGTGGAAGGCAGCTCGGACGACATCGTCTACAGCAACCTGTTCACCGGCGTGCACGGCAACTACCTGGCGCCGTCGATCCGCGCGGCGGGCATGGACCCCGACAACCTGCCCGAATCGGACCCGAGCAAGATGAACTTCGGCGGCGACGCGAAGAAGGCCTGGAAGGACATCTGGGGCTGCGGCCAGGGCATCGGCGCGATCAATGCGGTGACCAGCACCGCCGAGCTGGTGGCCCGGCTGCGCGCGGAGTACGAGGCTGCCCGGGCGCGCCTGAAGCTCTGA
- a CDS encoding ABC transporter substrate-binding protein, whose protein sequence is MLRSCLLGLMLALCASQGAHARNEGVTGDEIRLGASAVLSGPLGAQTAQYGEGSRLMFDAVNAQGGVHGRMIRYTTLDDGFDTQKAVENTRQLLENDKVFMIYNSTGTAQTAAILPLVKEHRTLLFGPVTGASAFRETLNPYVFHVRAGYASEAGKIVSQLRHQGISRVAVFYQDDGLGKTLLAELKKASEEEKLAFVAEIKVDPKQPDFAAAAQATDKAQPQAVIVATAGTTFTSYIKAVQSTAARPAYYGFSVASMDVIHRELKDKARGIILAQIMPSLRSTTVPVVAEYLALLRAKSPSAQPSASQFEGFVHARLLVEGLRRTGRNLTTESFIKTMEDAGDISFGRFNVKYSPRSHNGSTYVELAIVDAEGSLRY, encoded by the coding sequence ATGCTTCGTTCATGTTTGCTGGGGCTGATGCTGGCCCTCTGTGCCAGCCAGGGGGCGCACGCCCGCAATGAGGGCGTGACCGGCGACGAGATCCGCCTGGGCGCGTCCGCCGTGCTCTCCGGGCCGCTCGGCGCTCAGACCGCGCAGTATGGGGAAGGGTCGCGGCTGATGTTCGACGCCGTGAACGCGCAGGGTGGCGTGCACGGCCGCATGATCCGCTACACCACGCTGGACGACGGCTTCGACACCCAGAAAGCCGTGGAGAACACGCGCCAGCTGCTGGAGAACGACAAGGTCTTCATGATCTACAACAGCACGGGCACGGCGCAGACGGCGGCCATCCTGCCCCTGGTCAAGGAACACCGCACGCTGCTGTTCGGGCCGGTCACGGGGGCCTCGGCGTTTCGGGAAACCTTGAATCCCTATGTCTTTCACGTGCGGGCCGGCTACGCCAGCGAGGCCGGCAAGATCGTCTCGCAGCTGCGCCACCAGGGCATCAGCCGCGTGGCGGTGTTCTACCAGGACGACGGCCTGGGCAAGACGCTGCTGGCCGAGCTCAAGAAAGCCTCCGAGGAGGAAAAGCTCGCCTTCGTCGCCGAGATCAAGGTCGACCCCAAGCAGCCCGACTTCGCGGCCGCCGCGCAGGCCACCGACAAGGCACAGCCCCAGGCCGTCATCGTGGCGACGGCGGGCACCACGTTCACCAGCTACATCAAGGCGGTGCAGTCCACGGCGGCGCGGCCCGCGTACTACGGGTTTTCCGTGGCCAGCATGGACGTGATCCACCGCGAGCTCAAGGACAAGGCGCGCGGCATCATCCTGGCGCAGATCATGCCGTCGCTGCGCAGCACCACCGTGCCCGTGGTGGCCGAGTACCTGGCCCTTCTGCGCGCCAAGTCACCAAGCGCCCAGCCGTCGGCCTCGCAGTTCGAGGGCTTCGTGCACGCCCGGCTGCTGGTGGAGGGCCTGCGCCGCACCGGGCGCAACCTGACCACGGAGTCCTTCATCAAGACCATGGAGGATGCGGGCGACATCTCGTTCGGGCGCTTCAACGTCAAGTATTCGCCCAGGAGCCACAACGGCTCCACCTATGTGGAGCTGGCCATCGTGGATGCCGAGGGCAGCTTGCGGTATTGA
- a CDS encoding cytochrome d ubiquinol oxidase subunit II — protein MEMTLAHTLPLAFMAIMGLALLAYVILDGYDLGVGILLPFASDAEKDVMVSSIGPFWDANETWLVLGVGVLLICFPMAHGVVLSALYLPVAVMLVGLILRGVAFDFRVKARDSHKTAWNRLFAAGSLVTTLAQGWMLGAYVTGFQNDTWGLLFSTGIAITLPAAYAMLGAGWLLMKTDGALQRKAARWGQGALWPMGFALMGISLATPLVSHTVFAKWFVLPELFALLPIPLACVAAFFAIRHVLATPRVVEAGYGWIVFAATVLIFVLAFFGLAYSIYPYIVIDRLTVWQAASAPESLAVIGIGVAITLPAIIVYTVFMYRVFWGKARELTYGL, from the coding sequence ATGGAAATGACCCTGGCCCACACCCTGCCCCTGGCGTTCATGGCCATCATGGGCCTGGCGCTGCTCGCCTACGTGATCCTGGACGGCTATGACCTCGGGGTGGGCATCCTGCTGCCCTTCGCGAGCGATGCGGAAAAGGACGTCATGGTGTCGAGCATCGGCCCGTTCTGGGACGCCAATGAAACCTGGCTGGTGCTGGGGGTGGGCGTGCTGCTGATCTGCTTTCCGATGGCCCACGGCGTGGTGCTGTCCGCCCTGTACCTGCCCGTGGCCGTGATGCTGGTGGGCCTGATCCTGCGGGGGGTGGCGTTCGACTTCCGCGTGAAGGCCCGCGATTCGCACAAGACGGCCTGGAACCGCCTGTTTGCCGCGGGCTCGCTGGTCACCACCCTGGCCCAGGGCTGGATGCTGGGCGCCTATGTCACCGGCTTCCAGAACGACACCTGGGGCCTGCTGTTTTCCACGGGCATCGCCATCACCCTGCCCGCGGCCTACGCCATGCTCGGCGCCGGCTGGCTTCTCATGAAAACCGACGGCGCATTGCAGCGCAAGGCTGCCCGCTGGGGCCAGGGGGCCCTGTGGCCCATGGGGTTTGCGCTCATGGGCATCTCGCTGGCCACGCCGCTGGTCAGCCACACGGTGTTCGCCAAGTGGTTCGTGCTGCCCGAACTGTTCGCCCTGCTGCCGATACCGCTGGCCTGCGTGGCCGCCTTCTTCGCCATCCGCCACGTGCTGGCCACGCCCCGCGTGGTCGAGGCGGGCTATGGCTGGATCGTGTTCGCGGCCACGGTGCTGATCTTCGTGCTGGCCTTCTTCGGGCTGGCCTACAGCATCTATCCGTACATCGTGATCGACCGCCTCACGGTGTGGCAGGCCGCCAGCGCGCCGGAGTCCCTCGCGGTGATCGGCATCGGGGTGGCCATCACGCTGCCGGCCATCATCGTCTACACGGTCTTCATGTACCGGGTGTTCTGGGGCAAGGCGCGGGAGCTGACCTACGGGCTGTGA
- a CDS encoding cytochrome ubiquinol oxidase subunit I codes for MDTFMLSRIQFAANISFHILFPTITIALCWFLVFFRLRHSATRGTPAAPGWEQAYYFWTKVFALTFAMGVVSGITMSFQFGTNWPGYMEHVGNIAGPLLGYEVLTAFFLEATFLGIMLFGRGRVSERMHLVATLMVAFGTTLSAFWILSLNSWMQTPVGYEIIDGKFHAVDWLAIVFNPSFPYRLGHKLLASALTAGFLIAGVSAWQLVKGTATEGTRKALRTAVAAVAMAIPLQILMGDMHGLNTLEHQPAKIAAIEGIWHTERGAPLTLFGLPNEKEGRTDYALQIPKAASLILAHDIDAELKGLNEFAGAHPPVAPVFWAFRVMVGVGMLMLAVAWAGAVVLYRRRRHDLATLPRPMLYALVGMTFSGWVATLAGWYVTEIGRQPYLVYGLFKTADAVAAHPPAMVVSTLAAYLTVYVLLLAAYIGVIKYMAEHSAMPVPAVAPPAAPPHPL; via the coding sequence ATGGACACCTTCATGCTGTCGCGGATCCAGTTCGCCGCCAACATCAGCTTTCACATCCTGTTTCCCACCATCACCATCGCGCTGTGCTGGTTCCTGGTGTTCTTCCGCTTGCGCCACTCGGCCACGCGCGGCACACCGGCCGCGCCGGGCTGGGAGCAGGCCTACTATTTCTGGACCAAGGTGTTCGCGCTGACCTTTGCCATGGGCGTGGTCTCGGGCATCACGATGAGCTTTCAGTTCGGCACCAACTGGCCGGGCTACATGGAGCACGTGGGCAACATCGCCGGGCCCCTGCTGGGCTACGAGGTGCTCACGGCCTTTTTCCTGGAGGCCACCTTCCTGGGCATCATGCTGTTCGGCCGGGGCCGCGTGTCCGAGCGCATGCACCTCGTCGCGACACTCATGGTGGCGTTTGGCACCACGCTGTCGGCGTTCTGGATCCTGAGCCTGAATTCCTGGATGCAGACCCCCGTGGGCTACGAAATCATCGACGGCAAGTTCCACGCGGTGGACTGGCTGGCGATCGTCTTCAACCCCTCCTTCCCCTACCGGCTGGGCCACAAGCTGCTGGCGTCGGCCCTGACCGCGGGCTTTCTCATCGCCGGGGTGAGCGCCTGGCAGCTCGTCAAGGGCACGGCCACCGAAGGCACCCGCAAGGCCCTGCGCACCGCCGTCGCCGCCGTCGCCATGGCGATCCCGCTGCAGATCCTCATGGGCGACATGCACGGCCTGAACACGCTGGAGCACCAGCCCGCGAAGATCGCGGCGATCGAAGGCATCTGGCACACCGAGCGGGGCGCGCCCCTCACGCTGTTCGGGCTGCCCAACGAAAAGGAAGGCCGCACCGACTACGCCCTCCAGATCCCCAAGGCGGCGAGCCTGATCCTGGCGCACGACATCGATGCCGAGCTCAAGGGCCTGAACGAGTTTGCTGGCGCCCATCCCCCCGTGGCGCCGGTGTTCTGGGCGTTCCGCGTGATGGTCGGCGTGGGCATGCTGATGCTCGCGGTCGCCTGGGCGGGTGCTGTCGTGCTGTACCGCCGCCGCAGGCACGACCTGGCCACCCTGCCCCGGCCCATGCTGTACGCGCTGGTGGGCATGACGTTCTCCGGCTGGGTAGCCACCCTGGCCGGCTGGTACGTGACCGAGATCGGCCGCCAGCCCTACCTGGTCTATGGCCTGTTCAAGACCGCCGACGCCGTGGCGGCGCATCCTCCGGCGATGGTGGTCTCCACCCTGGCCGCCTACCTCACCGTGTACGTGCTGCTGCTCGCGGCCTACATCGGGGTGATCAAGTACATGGCGGAGCACTCGGCCATGCCGGTTCCCGCCGTGGCGCCGCCCGCCGCGCCACCCCATCCGCTGTAA
- a CDS encoding GbsR/MarR family transcriptional regulator, translated as MTYINHLPPLNRQFVAHFGEMGSRWGINRTVGQMYALIFLSPRPLNADEIAETLEFSRSNVSMGLKELQAWRLVKLSHQPGDRREYFEAPKDVWEIFRVLAEERRRREIEPTLSMLRMALLEEPGSDEERHAQERMRDMHELIDRLMTWFDDVQRLAPETAMQLMGMGTAVTRVLEFKDRLTGKGGPAKGKSNHQGA; from the coding sequence ATGACCTACATCAATCATCTGCCACCCCTGAACCGCCAGTTCGTCGCCCACTTTGGCGAGATGGGCAGCCGGTGGGGGATCAACCGCACCGTGGGCCAGATGTATGCGCTCATCTTCCTGTCGCCGCGCCCGCTCAACGCGGACGAGATCGCCGAGACGCTGGAGTTCTCGCGCTCCAACGTGAGCATGGGCCTCAAGGAGCTGCAGGCCTGGCGCCTGGTCAAGCTGAGCCACCAGCCCGGCGACCGGCGCGAGTACTTCGAGGCGCCCAAGGACGTGTGGGAGATTTTTCGCGTGCTGGCCGAGGAGCGCCGCCGCCGCGAGATCGAGCCCACGCTGTCGATGCTGCGCATGGCGCTGCTCGAGGAGCCCGGATCGGACGAAGAGCGCCATGCCCAGGAGCGCATGCGCGACATGCACGAACTGATCGACCGGCTCATGACCTGGTTCGACGACGTGCAGCGCCTCGCGCCCGAGACGGCGATGCAGCTCATGGGCATGGGCACCGCCGTCACCCGCGTGCTCGAATTCAAGGACCGGCTGACCGGCAAGGGCGGCCCCGCCAAGGGCAAGAGCAACCACCAGGGAGCCTGA